A region of Streptomyces paludis DNA encodes the following proteins:
- a CDS encoding DeoR/GlpR family DNA-binding transcription regulator — MNRYARMNALLDAMAAEGHVDVDSLARQFGVSPTTVRRDLNHLHEQQLVTRTRGGAVATTVNYDLPIRYRRASHAPEKTRIGRAAAALVGTGDVVGINGGTTTTEVARAIAEGRPDDDTPGHDLARSDAARHDTRPPEQITIVTNAINIAGELTVRRHVKLIMTGGVARLQSFELTGPLAYDTLAQIDLDYAMLGVDAFDPALGAKALDEDEARINRLMAERARTVVVVADSSKLAARAFARICPPGAVDYLITDTGAPLVVVEEIRDAGVRVIVV, encoded by the coding sequence GTGAACCGCTACGCCCGGATGAACGCGCTGCTCGACGCCATGGCCGCCGAGGGCCATGTCGATGTCGACAGCCTCGCCAGACAGTTCGGTGTCTCGCCCACCACCGTCCGGCGCGACCTCAACCACCTGCACGAACAGCAGCTCGTGACCCGCACCAGGGGCGGCGCCGTGGCGACCACCGTCAACTACGACCTGCCCATCCGCTACCGCCGCGCCAGCCACGCCCCGGAGAAGACCCGGATCGGCCGGGCCGCCGCCGCGCTCGTGGGCACCGGCGACGTGGTGGGCATCAACGGCGGTACGACGACGACGGAGGTGGCCCGCGCGATAGCGGAGGGCCGCCCGGACGACGACACGCCGGGCCACGACCTGGCGCGTTCCGACGCGGCGCGCCACGACACGAGGCCGCCCGAGCAGATCACCATCGTCACCAACGCCATCAACATCGCGGGCGAGCTGACCGTCCGCCGGCACGTCAAGCTGATCATGACCGGCGGGGTGGCCCGGCTCCAGTCCTTCGAACTCACCGGCCCGCTGGCCTACGACACCCTCGCGCAGATCGACCTCGACTACGCGATGCTCGGTGTCGACGCCTTCGATCCGGCGCTCGGCGCCAAGGCGCTGGACGAGGACGAGGCCCGGATCAACCGGCTGATGGCCGAGCGGGCCCGTACGGTCGTCGTCGTCGCGGACAGCAGCAAGCTGGCCGCCCGCGCCTTCGCCCGGATCTGCCCGCCGGGCGCCGTCGACTACCTGATCACCGACACCGGCGCGCCGCTGGTCGTGGTCGAGGAGATCCGCGACGCCGGGGTGCGGGTCATCGTGGTCTGA
- a CDS encoding MFS transporter: MRKRYALSVYTAGATVARTGDEMSGPALLLAGLAVTGSTATASSLLAAVLVSAAAGGPVLGVLLDRSAAPGRLLAGALAGYAAALVAVLLCLGRAPVAVTLLIAAAAGLLGPALSGGWTAQLPRVVPSPGALPRATALDAMTFNAASLAGPALAGLIAGLYGAHAGVLTSVALICLALPSALALPLPRARGRGRGRADSERSGGAGSAATGSPGASGTSGATRVLGDLAAGFRVIGRNRPLARATLTSVISSAGAGALVVCAPALGARDLGSGDRGALLLAGVAAVSLGANAVLARLPLPRQPRPDTVLWCGALVLAVAFLLAAAGGPVLLAGAVVLAGIAEGPQLTALFAVRHREAPERLRGQIFTTGASLKITGFAVGAALAGPLAERSLAAALTAAALCELLAVAAYGALRGAGAGPGPRSPECRSTGTGSPARRAESEHDTSKDPDRRRRLRRS, from the coding sequence ATGAGAAAGCGTTACGCGCTGAGTGTGTACACGGCGGGGGCGACGGTGGCCCGTACCGGCGACGAGATGTCGGGGCCCGCGCTGCTGCTCGCGGGCCTGGCCGTCACCGGCTCGACCGCCACCGCGTCGTCGCTGCTCGCGGCCGTGCTGGTCTCGGCGGCGGCCGGCGGTCCCGTACTCGGCGTCCTGCTGGACCGCTCGGCGGCGCCGGGGCGGCTGCTGGCCGGCGCGCTCGCCGGTTACGCGGCGGCGCTCGTCGCCGTCCTGCTGTGCCTCGGCCGCGCGCCGGTCGCGGTCACACTGCTGATCGCGGCGGCGGCCGGACTGCTGGGCCCGGCCCTGTCCGGCGGCTGGACCGCCCAACTGCCGCGCGTCGTGCCCTCGCCCGGAGCGCTGCCGCGTGCCACGGCGCTGGACGCCATGACCTTCAACGCCGCGAGCCTGGCAGGCCCGGCGCTGGCCGGCCTGATCGCCGGCCTGTACGGAGCGCACGCGGGCGTACTGACGTCCGTCGCGCTGATCTGCCTGGCGCTTCCTTCGGCACTGGCGCTGCCGCTGCCGCGGGCGCGGGGGCGGGGGCGGGGGCGCGCCGACTCGGAACGTTCCGGCGGCGCGGGCAGCGCCGCCACGGGCAGCCCAGGCGCCTCCGGCACCTCCGGCGCCACCCGCGTCCTCGGGGATCTCGCCGCCGGGTTCCGCGTCATCGGCCGTAACCGGCCGCTCGCCCGTGCCACGCTGACCTCGGTGATCTCCTCCGCCGGTGCCGGCGCGCTGGTGGTGTGTGCGCCGGCGCTCGGCGCGCGGGATCTCGGTTCGGGGGACCGGGGCGCGCTGCTGCTCGCCGGGGTCGCCGCCGTGTCGCTCGGGGCGAACGCGGTGCTCGCCCGGCTCCCCCTCCCCCGGCAGCCGCGTCCCGACACCGTCCTGTGGTGTGGGGCGCTGGTCCTGGCGGTGGCCTTTCTGCTGGCGGCGGCCGGTGGGCCCGTACTCCTCGCCGGCGCCGTGGTACTCGCCGGAATCGCCGAAGGTCCGCAGCTCACCGCGCTGTTCGCGGTACGGCACCGGGAGGCGCCGGAGCGGCTGCGCGGCCAGATCTTCACCACCGGGGCGAGCCTGAAGATCACCGGGTTCGCCGTGGGCGCGGCGCTCGCCGGGCCGCTCGCCGAACGGTCCCTGGCCGCCGCCCTGACGGCCGCCGCCCTGTGCGAGCTGCTGGCCGTCGCCGCGTACGGAGCACTGCGCGGGGCCGGGGCCGGTCCCGGCCCCCGTTCCCCCGAATGCCGCTCCACCGGTACTGGATCCCCCGCGCGGCGCGCAGAGTCGGAGCATGACACGAGCAAGGATCCTGATCGTCGGCGGCGGCTTCGCCGGAGTTGA
- a CDS encoding beta-galactosidase, producing MEYTLRMPDRPEPPLRGHLDMGDRPGVPRPVEVTGRWLTRGGVPFIPVTAEYHYSRHPRARWEQALRKIRDGGATAVASYLFWLHHAPDQGGFRFDGRFDVRHFAELCGRLGLDFVPRIGPWVHAEARNGGLPDWLMARDAAGEIRARTDDPGYLELVRGWYGAIAGQLRGLERASGGPVFAVQIENELFADAGHLATLKKLAAGAGLDAPLWTATAWGGAQLPGDELLPLYGGYTDGFWFDADEPWDAGCRANFHYRHERDDPGIGADLRTDPHAPGDGAVPAGRFPFATCELGGGMTQAYHRRVRTEPDDIAAQALTKLGCGSNWQGYYVFHGGTNPAPGLQESHATGYPNDVPELSYDFQAPLGAYGQARPHYFALRQQHQLLAGFGEQLAPCDSVLPERTPAGAEDTTTLRWALRSDGESGWLFVTNHQPYDRLPDHHDVRFDLALPAGRRVRLPHRPVTVPSGAYFCWPVGLRTAGVRLAWATAQPVCVLGPVAERGGRPLLVLAATAGIPAELAFDRPAPAVLALPEGATVTDTGDTLLVEGARPGTDCLITVATDTGATDILLLDAATARTAVRLDVFGTERLVLCPDAVTADDGVLRLHTARDRPGFALLPAPDRLPGTPGATLTPAADGVFTRYTLTPDRGIRNDDTVRVTTDRLRAADPPPATVVSVPGRASAPPAEAYERAEIHRVRVTGIPADADEVVLRVHWSGDTARAHDAEGTLVADDFYHGRPWEFGLSALGPLTPGDGERTVELRLLPLAAGSPVRFPPGARPGSAGSPHHVALHGVDADIVRVWTVEAR from the coding sequence ATGGAGTACACACTGCGGATGCCGGACCGGCCGGAGCCGCCCCTGCGCGGCCATCTGGACATGGGCGACCGCCCGGGTGTCCCCCGTCCCGTCGAGGTGACCGGCCGCTGGCTCACCCGGGGCGGCGTCCCCTTCATCCCAGTGACCGCCGAGTACCACTACAGCCGGCATCCCCGCGCCCGCTGGGAACAGGCGCTGCGCAAGATCAGGGACGGTGGTGCCACGGCCGTCGCGAGCTATCTCTTCTGGCTCCACCACGCCCCGGACCAGGGCGGGTTCCGCTTCGACGGCCGGTTCGACGTACGGCACTTCGCCGAGCTGTGCGGGCGTCTCGGGCTCGACTTCGTCCCCCGGATCGGCCCGTGGGTGCACGCCGAGGCGCGCAACGGCGGGCTGCCCGACTGGCTCATGGCGCGGGACGCGGCCGGGGAGATCCGGGCGCGCACCGACGATCCGGGCTATCTGGAGCTGGTGCGCGGCTGGTACGGCGCGATCGCCGGCCAGCTCCGGGGCCTCGAACGGGCGTCGGGCGGGCCGGTGTTCGCCGTCCAGATCGAGAACGAGCTGTTCGCGGACGCCGGCCATCTCGCCACGCTCAAGAAGCTCGCCGCCGGGGCCGGGCTCGACGCGCCGCTGTGGACCGCGACCGCGTGGGGCGGCGCCCAGCTCCCCGGGGACGAACTCCTGCCGCTGTACGGCGGTTACACCGACGGCTTCTGGTTCGACGCCGACGAGCCCTGGGACGCCGGGTGCCGCGCCAACTTCCACTACCGGCACGAGCGCGACGACCCGGGCATCGGCGCCGACCTCCGCACCGATCCGCACGCGCCCGGGGACGGCGCCGTCCCCGCCGGCCGATTCCCCTTCGCCACCTGCGAGTTGGGCGGCGGTATGACCCAGGCGTACCACCGCAGGGTACGGACCGAGCCGGACGACATCGCCGCGCAGGCGCTGACCAAACTGGGCTGCGGCTCCAACTGGCAGGGCTACTACGTCTTCCACGGCGGCACCAACCCGGCCCCCGGGCTCCAGGAGTCCCACGCGACCGGATACCCCAACGACGTGCCGGAGCTGAGCTACGACTTCCAGGCGCCGCTGGGCGCGTACGGCCAGGCCCGGCCGCACTACTTCGCCCTGCGCCAACAGCACCAGCTGCTGGCCGGCTTCGGGGAGCAGCTGGCCCCCTGCGACAGTGTGCTGCCCGAGCGGACCCCGGCGGGGGCCGAGGACACCACCACCCTGCGCTGGGCCCTGCGGTCCGACGGCGAGAGCGGCTGGCTCTTCGTCACCAACCACCAGCCGTACGACCGGCTCCCCGACCACCACGACGTGCGCTTCGATCTCGCCCTGCCGGCCGGCCGCCGCGTCCGGCTCCCGCACCGGCCGGTGACCGTACCGTCGGGCGCGTACTTCTGCTGGCCCGTCGGGCTGCGGACGGCCGGGGTGCGCCTCGCGTGGGCGACCGCGCAGCCGGTGTGTGTGCTGGGCCCGGTCGCGGAGCGCGGCGGGCGCCCGCTGCTGGTGCTGGCCGCCACCGCCGGGATCCCCGCCGAGCTGGCGTTCGACCGTCCCGCGCCGGCCGTGCTCGCCCTGCCCGAGGGCGCCACCGTCACGGACACCGGCGACACACTGCTGGTCGAGGGTGCCCGGCCGGGTACGGACTGTCTCATCACCGTCGCCACCGACACGGGCGCGACCGACATCCTGCTGCTGGACGCGGCCACGGCGCGCACGGCCGTACGCCTCGATGTGTTCGGTACGGAGCGGCTGGTGCTCTGTCCCGACGCCGTCACCGCCGACGACGGTGTGCTCCGGCTGCACACCGCCCGCGACCGGCCCGGTTTCGCGCTGCTGCCCGCCCCGGACCGCCTCCCCGGCACACCGGGCGCGACACTCACCCCGGCGGCCGACGGTGTGTTCACGCGCTACACACTGACACCGGACCGTGGGATACGGAACGACGACACGGTACGGGTGACCACGGACCGCCTCCGCGCGGCGGACCCGCCCCCGGCCACCGTCGTCTCCGTACCCGGCCGGGCGAGCGCCCCGCCCGCCGAGGCGTACGAGCGGGCGGAGATCCACCGGGTCCGGGTGACCGGTATCCCCGCCGACGCCGACGAGGTCGTCCTGCGCGTCCACTGGAGCGGTGACACCGCGCGCGCCCACGACGCCGAAGGCACCCTCGTCGCCGACGACTTCTACCACGGCCGCCCCTGGGAGTTCGGCCTGAGCGCCCTCGGGCCGCTGACACCCGGCGACGGGGAGCGGACCGTAGAGCTGCGGCTGCTCCCCCTGGCGGCCGGCTCCCCCGTCCGCTTCCCGCCCGGCGCCCGCCCGGGCTCCGCCGGGTCGCCGCACCATGTCGCGCTGCACGGGGTCGACGCCGACATCGTCCGGGTGTGGACCGTAGAAGCACGGTGA
- a CDS encoding SIS domain-containing protein: protein MSFIDEEIDRQPSAWRRAAAVVAKGGTGLPEPGERVAVVGCGTSWFMAEAYAVLRERRGLGETDFWTASEFPEGRPYDRLVAISRSGTTTEILELLDRQRGIRPTVALTADTATPIAGVAGQLVDLSFADERSVVQTLFATTALTALRASLGEPVEPLAAAAESVRTEPLPEEWLSADQITFLGRGWAHGVAREAALKMREATQGWTEAYPSMEYRHGPVSIAAPGRIVWHFGPDADGLRADVAPTGALFVDHPEDPQVDLVRVQRLAAALAGRKGLDPDRPRNLTRSVVLDA, encoded by the coding sequence ATGTCGTTCATCGACGAGGAGATCGACCGGCAGCCGTCGGCCTGGCGCCGGGCCGCCGCCGTCGTCGCCAAGGGCGGCACCGGACTGCCGGAGCCCGGCGAGCGGGTCGCCGTGGTCGGCTGCGGGACCTCGTGGTTCATGGCCGAGGCGTACGCGGTGCTGCGCGAGCGGCGCGGGCTCGGCGAGACGGACTTCTGGACCGCGTCCGAGTTCCCGGAAGGGCGCCCGTACGACCGGCTGGTGGCGATCTCCCGGTCCGGGACCACGACGGAGATCCTGGAGCTGCTCGACCGGCAGCGCGGGATCCGCCCGACCGTGGCGCTCACCGCCGACACCGCCACCCCGATCGCCGGGGTGGCCGGTCAGCTCGTCGATCTCTCCTTCGCCGACGAACGCTCCGTCGTACAGACCCTGTTCGCGACGACGGCGCTCACCGCGCTGCGGGCGAGCCTCGGCGAGCCGGTCGAACCGCTGGCCGCGGCGGCCGAGTCGGTACGGACCGAGCCGCTGCCCGAGGAGTGGCTCAGCGCGGACCAGATCACCTTCCTGGGGCGGGGCTGGGCCCACGGTGTGGCGCGCGAGGCCGCGTTGAAGATGCGTGAGGCCACCCAGGGCTGGACGGAGGCGTATCCCTCCATGGAGTACCGGCACGGGCCGGTCAGCATCGCCGCCCCCGGCCGGATCGTCTGGCACTTCGGCCCCGACGCCGACGGGCTGCGCGCCGATGTGGCGCCGACCGGCGCGCTGTTCGTGGACCATCCCGAGGATCCGCAGGTCGATCTCGTACGGGTGCAGCGGCTGGCCGCCGCGCTCGCCGGGCGCAAGGGGCTGGATCCGGACCGGCCCCGGAATCTGACGCGGTCCGTGGTGCTGGACGCGTGA
- a CDS encoding NAD(P)/FAD-dependent oxidoreductase: MTRARILIVGGGFAGVECARRLERALSPGEARIALVAPFSYQLYLPLLPQVASGVLTPQSVAVSLRRGLHHTRVIPGGSIGIDTKAKVCVVRKITDEIVDEPYDHLVLAPGSVTRTFDIPGLTEHARGMKTLAEAAYLRDHVIAQLDLADAATDPAERASRLRFIVVGGGYAGTETAACLQLITTAAARRYPRLDTRLIKWHLIDVAPKLMPELGDRLGTDALRVLRQRGIEVSLGVSVAKVEPELVTLTDGRALPCRTLVWTAGVTASPLVATLGAETVRGRLAVTSRLTVPGADGVFALGDAAAVPDLAKGDGAICPPTAQHAQRQGRTAAANVVAALRGTPARPYIHKDLGLVVDLGGKDAVSRPLGLQLTGLPAQAVARGYHLMALRTNVAKVRTLTNWILNATAGDDYVRTGFQLRRPATLRDFEYTDTYLTPDQIQARTHAFRPR, encoded by the coding sequence ATGACACGAGCAAGGATCCTGATCGTCGGCGGCGGCTTCGCCGGAGTTGAGTGCGCCCGCCGCCTGGAACGCGCGCTGTCGCCGGGCGAGGCCCGGATCGCCCTCGTGGCGCCGTTCAGCTACCAGCTCTATCTGCCGCTGCTGCCGCAGGTCGCCTCCGGTGTGCTCACCCCGCAGTCCGTGGCCGTCTCGCTGCGCCGGGGGCTGCACCACACCCGCGTCATCCCGGGCGGCTCCATCGGTATCGACACCAAGGCCAAGGTATGTGTCGTCCGGAAGATCACCGACGAGATCGTGGACGAACCGTACGACCACCTCGTCCTGGCGCCCGGCAGTGTCACCCGTACGTTTGACATCCCGGGCCTGACCGAGCACGCCCGGGGCATGAAGACGCTCGCCGAGGCCGCGTACCTGCGCGATCATGTCATCGCCCAGCTCGATCTGGCCGACGCGGCGACCGACCCGGCCGAGCGGGCCTCCCGGCTCCGGTTCATCGTGGTGGGCGGCGGCTACGCGGGCACCGAGACCGCGGCCTGTCTCCAGCTCATCACCACCGCCGCGGCCCGCCGCTATCCGCGGCTGGACACCCGGCTGATCAAGTGGCATCTCATCGACGTGGCGCCGAAGCTGATGCCCGAACTCGGCGACCGGCTCGGCACGGACGCGCTACGGGTGCTCCGGCAGCGCGGGATCGAGGTGTCGCTCGGGGTCTCGGTCGCCAAGGTCGAGCCGGAGCTGGTCACCCTCACCGACGGCCGCGCGCTGCCGTGCCGCACCCTCGTCTGGACGGCGGGTGTCACCGCGAGTCCGCTGGTCGCCACCCTGGGCGCCGAGACCGTACGCGGCCGGCTCGCCGTGACCAGCCGGCTCACCGTCCCCGGCGCCGACGGGGTGTTCGCGCTGGGGGACGCCGCCGCCGTGCCGGACCTCGCCAAGGGCGACGGCGCGATCTGCCCGCCCACCGCACAGCACGCACAGCGCCAGGGGCGGACCGCCGCCGCCAATGTGGTGGCCGCGCTGCGCGGGACACCGGCCCGCCCCTACATCCACAAGGATCTCGGGCTGGTCGTCGACCTCGGCGGCAAGGACGCCGTCTCCCGTCCGCTCGGCCTCCAGCTGACCGGGCTCCCCGCGCAGGCGGTGGCGCGCGGCTACCATCTGATGGCGCTGCGCACCAATGTCGCCAAGGTCCGTACGCTCACCAACTGGATCCTCAACGCCACGGCGGGCGATGACTACGTCCGTACCGGCTTCCAGCTCCGCCGCCCGGCCACCCTGCGCGACTTCGAGTACACCGACACCTATCTGACGCCCGATCAGATCCAGGCGCGGACACACGCGTTCAGACCACGATGA
- a CDS encoding class II fructose-bisphosphate aldolase — translation MLSTTAELVAAARESGTGVAAFNVITLEHAEAVATAAERTGLPAILQISHNAVRYHGGVTPLAAAVAALAADSTARLSLHLDHVEDLALLHRTADCGASSVMFDASRLPDDENLAATRAAAAWAHARGLFVEAELGEIGGKGSAHTPGVRTDPAQAAAFAAATGVDALAVAVGSSHAMLSRTARIDLGLIARLRDAVPVPLVLHGSSGIPHTALRDAVGHGMTKINIGTLLNIAFTGAVRRVLGENPALVDPRRYLASAREATATAVAECLRAVAGEAAHRVKEPTT, via the coding sequence ATGCTGAGCACCACCGCCGAACTGGTCGCCGCCGCCCGGGAGTCGGGCACCGGTGTCGCCGCGTTCAACGTCATCACGCTCGAACACGCCGAGGCCGTCGCCACCGCGGCGGAGCGGACCGGGCTGCCCGCCATCCTCCAGATCAGTCACAACGCCGTCCGCTACCACGGCGGTGTGACGCCCCTGGCCGCGGCGGTCGCCGCGCTCGCGGCGGACAGCACCGCCCGGCTGTCGCTCCATCTCGACCATGTCGAGGATCTCGCCCTGCTGCACCGGACCGCCGACTGCGGGGCCAGTTCGGTGATGTTCGACGCCTCCCGGCTGCCGGACGACGAGAACCTCGCCGCCACCCGCGCCGCCGCCGCGTGGGCGCACGCCCGGGGGCTGTTCGTGGAGGCCGAACTCGGCGAGATCGGCGGCAAGGGCTCCGCCCACACTCCGGGGGTACGGACGGATCCCGCCCAGGCCGCCGCGTTCGCCGCCGCGACCGGGGTGGACGCGCTCGCCGTGGCCGTCGGCAGCAGCCACGCGATGCTGAGCCGGACGGCCAGGATCGACCTCGGGCTCATCGCCCGGCTGCGGGACGCCGTCCCCGTACCGCTGGTGCTGCACGGGTCGTCCGGCATTCCGCACACGGCGCTGCGGGACGCCGTCGGCCACGGCATGACCAAGATCAATATCGGCACGCTGCTCAATATCGCCTTCACGGGCGCGGTCCGGAGGGTCCTGGGCGAGAATCCCGCGCTGGTCGATCCGCGCCGCTACCTCGCGTCGGCGCGCGAGGCGACCGCGACCGCCGTCGCGGAGTGTCTGCGGGCCGTCGCCGGTGAAGCGGCCCACCGGGTCAAGGAGCCCACCACGTAA